The following are encoded together in the Gammaproteobacteria bacterium genome:
- a CDS encoding arylsulfatase, producing MGFSDVGAFGGEIATPHIDRLAADGLRMTGFHVAATCSPTRAMLMTGVDHHRAGLANMQELITPAQQGHPGYLGHLDLNVPTVAERLRTAGYHTIMSGKWHLGVEPAFDPASRGFEEVFALLEAGHNHFGKPNLPPSSLGGAHYTENGQSVAIPDDFYSSDYFTDKLLGYLSRPTDKPFFAYLPFSAPHWPLQAPKESIAHYQGRYDAGWDVLRRERLERQKALGILPADINLEPPATQRKWESFSKPEQQGYARKMEIYAAMVERMDWNIGRVIDQLGKSGQLDNTVVIFMSDNGAAGDTLSSLAEKVPGFPPIDEGRPEDWGGVDSMLSYGPSWAQTGTAPHRLYKSVITEGGLLSPLILRYPGFARQGSIEKRFATALDIVPTLLSLAGVEQTKEPEAFGGRSLLPYLMRQSDTVHDADEVFGWELFGQRAIRRGDWKLVFVSQPNGSGEWALYDLARDPGETHDLSTQHPEIFRSLEAGWQDYQRTMGIILQEQVVSPWTAL from the coding sequence ATGGGCTTTTCCGATGTCGGTGCTTTCGGTGGCGAAATCGCCACACCCCACATTGACCGGTTGGCCGCCGACGGTCTGCGCATGACCGGCTTCCACGTGGCAGCCACCTGTTCCCCCACGCGCGCCATGTTGATGACCGGGGTGGATCACCATCGCGCGGGTCTGGCCAACATGCAGGAGCTGATTACTCCTGCGCAGCAGGGCCATCCCGGCTATCTCGGGCATCTCGACCTCAATGTGCCGACGGTCGCCGAGCGCCTGCGCACGGCGGGTTATCACACCATCATGAGTGGCAAGTGGCACCTGGGTGTCGAGCCGGCGTTCGATCCGGCAAGCCGGGGATTCGAGGAGGTGTTCGCGCTGCTCGAGGCCGGTCACAACCATTTCGGCAAACCAAACCTGCCGCCGTCCTCACTCGGCGGTGCACACTATACGGAGAACGGCCAGTCAGTAGCGATACCCGATGACTTTTACTCATCGGATTATTTCACTGACAAGCTGCTCGGATACCTGTCCCGGCCCACGGACAAGCCGTTCTTCGCCTACCTTCCTTTCAGCGCACCGCACTGGCCCCTGCAGGCACCAAAGGAAAGCATCGCGCACTACCAGGGACGCTACGATGCCGGCTGGGATGTCCTGCGGCGTGAACGGCTGGAACGCCAGAAGGCCCTGGGTATCCTGCCCGCTGATATCAACCTGGAGCCACCGGCAACCCAGCGGAAATGGGAGAGTTTCAGCAAGCCTGAACAACAAGGTTATGCGCGGAAAATGGAAATTTACGCGGCGATGGTCGAGCGCATGGACTGGAACATCGGTCGCGTCATCGACCAGCTCGGCAAGTCAGGCCAGTTGGACAACACCGTGGTGATCTTCATGTCCGACAACGGGGCCGCCGGCGACACGCTGTCGAGCCTTGCCGAAAAGGTGCCCGGCTTCCCTCCCATCGACGAAGGCCGGCCAGAGGACTGGGGTGGGGTCGACTCCATGCTCTCCTATGGCCCGAGCTGGGCGCAGACTGGCACGGCACCGCACCGCTTGTATAAATCCGTGATCACCGAGGGTGGCCTGCTGAGCCCGCTCATCCTCCGCTACCCCGGATTTGCGCGCCAGGGCAGCATCGAAAAGCGCTTTGCCACTGCACTGGATATCGTCCCTACCCTATTGTCACTGGCAGGCGTGGAGCAGACCAAAGAACCCGAGGCCTTCGGCGGCCGTTCCCTGTTGCCCTACTTGATGCGCCAATCCGATACCGTCCATGATGCCGATGAGGTTTTCGGCTGGGAGCTGTTTGGCCAGCGTGCCATTCGTCGCGGCGACTGGAAGCTCGTCTTTGTGAGTCAGCCCAACGGCTCCGGCGAGTGGGCGTTGTATGATCTGGCACGTGATCCCGGTGAAACACACGATTTGTCTACCCAACATCCCGAAATTTTTCGGTCGCTGGAAGCGGGCTGGCAGGATTACCAGCGCACCATGGGGATCATCCTGCAGGAGCAGGTCGTCAGCCCCTGGACCGCACTCTGA
- a CDS encoding amidase: MSELSHEPPADNKCADDERRRFLQTTASAAAVALLGGVARGAQAAPLAFADYARHDATGLAELVRKREVSAAEVLEAAIARAEAVNPALNAVVLKHYELAREAVRAGLPAGPLAGVPMLLKDLGLQLRGTVTSNGSVFFRDAVADYDSTFVSRYRAAGLVIFGKSASPELGQTATTESKLWGLTRNPWNRDYSAGGSSGGAAAAVAAGILPAAHASDGGGSIRIPSANCGLFGLKPSRGRVPFGPKSIENWMGLSTMHAITRTVRDSAVLLDIAQGPEPGSRVVPLQPEPSYAAQLGGAPKRLRIALWETNPFGRPVHEDCKAALAHAAKLCESLGHHVEPAAPELPVMEAFTALGTMVGTGVLVTIRDREKVLGRAVTEQDLEQVTWHNIQEATKYDAERLYRARTTFDRVGRILDEFLTRYDVLLSPVMPIPPPKLGELSLDQPYERFMQVAADASPFTSPYNISGHPAMSVPLFWNTQGLPIGSQFAARFGDELTLLKLAAQLEVAAPWAERRPPIA; encoded by the coding sequence ATGTCAGAACTGTCACATGAACCACCGGCAGACAACAAATGCGCCGACGATGAGCGCCGCCGCTTCCTCCAGACTACGGCGAGTGCGGCGGCCGTCGCGCTCCTCGGCGGGGTTGCCCGCGGCGCGCAGGCGGCACCCCTGGCTTTCGCCGACTACGCCCGCCATGACGCCACCGGGCTCGCCGAACTCGTGCGCAAGCGCGAAGTCAGTGCCGCCGAAGTGCTGGAAGCCGCGATCGCACGTGCCGAGGCCGTGAATCCGGCATTGAATGCCGTGGTGCTGAAACACTACGAGCTCGCGCGCGAAGCGGTACGGGCCGGTCTGCCCGCCGGGCCGCTTGCCGGTGTACCAATGCTGCTGAAGGATCTGGGCCTGCAACTGCGTGGTACGGTGACCAGCAATGGCTCGGTCTTTTTCCGCGACGCGGTCGCCGATTATGACAGCACGTTCGTCAGCCGCTACCGGGCCGCCGGCCTCGTGATTTTCGGCAAGAGCGCGAGTCCCGAACTCGGTCAGACGGCCACGACGGAATCAAAGCTCTGGGGCTTGACGCGCAACCCCTGGAATCGGGACTACAGCGCGGGAGGTTCCTCGGGCGGGGCCGCAGCGGCGGTAGCCGCCGGCATCCTGCCCGCAGCGCACGCCAGCGACGGTGGCGGCTCGATCCGCATTCCCTCGGCCAACTGTGGGCTCTTCGGGCTGAAGCCCAGCCGCGGGCGGGTGCCTTTCGGCCCGAAATCAATCGAGAACTGGATGGGTCTCTCGACGATGCATGCGATCACGCGCACGGTACGTGACTCTGCGGTACTTCTCGACATCGCGCAGGGACCCGAGCCCGGCAGCCGCGTCGTGCCCCTGCAACCGGAGCCATCGTACGCGGCGCAGCTCGGTGGCGCGCCGAAGCGTCTGCGCATCGCACTCTGGGAAACGAATCCCTTCGGGCGGCCGGTGCACGAGGACTGCAAGGCAGCACTTGCGCACGCGGCGAAACTCTGCGAGTCGCTCGGCCATCACGTCGAGCCGGCTGCGCCTGAACTGCCGGTGATGGAGGCATTCACCGCGCTCGGCACCATGGTCGGCACGGGTGTGCTGGTGACGATCCGGGACCGTGAGAAGGTGCTTGGGCGCGCCGTGACCGAGCAGGACCTGGAGCAAGTAACCTGGCACAATATCCAGGAAGCCACAAAATACGATGCCGAGCGCCTCTACCGTGCGCGTACGACCTTCGATCGCGTCGGGCGCATCCTGGACGAGTTCCTGACACGCTACGACGTGCTGCTGTCGCCGGTCATGCCGATACCGCCGCCGAAGCTCGGCGAACTGTCGCTGGATCAGCCTTACGAGCGCTTCATGCAGGTCGCGGCCGATGCCAGCCCCTTCACGTCACCCTACAATATCAGCGGTCATCCGGCGATGTCGGTACCCTTGTTCTGGAATACCCAGGGTCTGCCGATCGGCTCGCAGTTCGCCGCGCGCTTTGGCGACGAGCTCACGCTGCTGAAGCTCGCTGCGCAGCTCGAAGTGGCCGCACCCTGGGCGGAGCGTCGCCCGCCCATCGCCTGA
- a CDS encoding glycosyltransferase family 4 protein: MIVQILIGFQDVGAVANRARHEVEALLQAGNNVTVISDAHSTDPLALRFPDRFGLVNIWPRALRGLRYRLPGEPLYAKLASRALSRLVAQHNVGLVVCHKASLLRAACRVTAAHGIPATFVIHGLAQEQSTMGVYRDDALTLRFYRAAERCVFRQPVRCVPVSRYLERLLLAQDVTPNRITVVHNPIDTGRFVPAPTEEKKIDILYVGRLSIEKGLRTLLDALRLQTRPLEVVIAGDGPLRKRLQAECGSRVRFARWVANDRLPQLIRQARVVVVPSLFEPQGVVVLEAMACGVPVIGSDTGGIPEMIEDGATGWLVPPNDPAALAQAMNTALSDETRRQQMGVAANRSAQAFALADFSSRVVQLYAASTPFAAS; the protein is encoded by the coding sequence ATGATCGTGCAGATCCTGATCGGTTTTCAGGATGTCGGGGCAGTCGCAAATCGCGCTCGACATGAAGTCGAAGCACTGCTGCAGGCGGGGAACAACGTGACCGTGATTTCGGACGCGCACTCCACTGACCCGCTTGCGCTGCGGTTTCCCGATCGGTTCGGGCTGGTCAACATCTGGCCCCGGGCGCTGCGTGGACTGCGTTACCGGCTGCCAGGCGAACCGTTGTATGCCAAGCTCGCATCCCGGGCGCTGTCCAGGCTCGTCGCGCAACACAACGTAGGACTGGTGGTTTGCCACAAGGCTTCGCTTCTGCGTGCCGCGTGTCGTGTCACTGCCGCTCACGGAATTCCCGCGACATTCGTCATCCATGGCCTCGCGCAGGAGCAATCCACGATGGGCGTCTACCGCGATGATGCGTTGACGCTGCGCTTCTATCGCGCGGCGGAGCGCTGTGTTTTTCGGCAACCCGTGCGATGTGTCCCGGTATCGCGCTATCTGGAACGACTGCTGCTCGCGCAGGACGTCACCCCGAACCGGATCACGGTTGTCCACAATCCAATTGATACCGGGCGCTTTGTGCCCGCGCCGACGGAAGAAAAAAAGATAGACATCCTGTATGTCGGTCGACTCTCCATCGAGAAAGGCCTGCGTACATTGCTCGATGCCCTGCGCTTGCAGACGCGCCCGCTGGAAGTGGTGATAGCAGGCGACGGACCGCTGCGCAAACGGCTGCAGGCAGAGTGCGGATCACGGGTGCGGTTTGCCAGATGGGTCGCGAACGATCGATTGCCGCAACTGATCCGCCAGGCCAGGGTCGTCGTGGTGCCGTCCCTGTTCGAGCCGCAGGGCGTGGTCGTTCTGGAAGCGATGGCCTGTGGAGTTCCCGTTATCGGCTCCGATACCGGTGGCATACCCGAAATGATCGAGGACGGTGCAACCGGCTGGCTGGTACCACCAAACGATCCGGCCGCCCTGGCGCAGGCCATGAATACCGCGTTGAGTGACGAAACCCGGCGCCAGCAAATGGGCGTTGCGGCCAACCGGTCTGCACAGGCATTTGCGCTGGCGGATTTTTCCTCCCGCGTCGTGCAACTGTATGCCGCTTCGACACCGTTCGCTGCCAGCTAA